Proteins from one Bactrocera neohumeralis isolate Rockhampton chromosome 3, APGP_CSIRO_Bneo_wtdbg2-racon-allhic-juicebox.fasta_v2, whole genome shotgun sequence genomic window:
- the LOC126753894 gene encoding glycogen phosphorylase — protein MSRPPTDEERRKQISVRGIAEVGNVTLVKKNFNRHLHYTLVKDRNVATMRDYYFALANTVRDNMVGRWIRTQQMYYEKDPKRVYYLSLEYYMGRSLQNTMINLGIQSECEEAMYQLGLDIENLEDIEEDAGLGNGGLGRLAACFLDSMATLGLAAYGYGIRYEYGIFAQKISNGEQQEEPDDWLRYGNPWEKARPEFMKPVHFYGRVIDTPEGKKWVDTQVVYAMPYDNPIPGYGNNHVNTLRLWSAKSPVDFNLKFFNDGDYIQAVLDRNLAENISRVLYPNDNFFEGKELRLKQEYFMVAATLHDIVRRYKASKFGSRESVRQHFDHFPDKVAIQLNDTHPSLAIPELMRILIDEENLDWEKAWDITVRTCAYTNHTVLPEALERWPVSMLESILPRHLQIIYHINFLFMEKVAKQYPGDFDRMRRMSLVEEDGEKRINMAHVSIVGSHAVNGVAAIHSEILKKDLFRDFYELEPHKFQNKTNGITPRRWLLLCNPGLSDLIAEKIGDEWPVHLEQLVAIKKWAKDPNFQRNVARVKQENKLKLAQILEKDYGIKVNPASMFDIQVKRIHEYKRQLLNCLHIITLYNRIKKDPTANVTPRTIMIGGKAAPGYYVAKQIIKLICAVGNVVNNDPIVGDKLKVIFLENYRVTLAEKIMPAADLSEQISTAGTEASGTGNMKFMLNGALTIGTLDGANVEMAEEMGNENIFIFGMTVEEVEALKKRGYNAYDYYNKNPEIRQCIDQIQGGFFSPSNPNEFKNIADILLKYDHYYLLADYESYIKAQELVSKTYQNQAKWLEMSIHNIASSGKFSSDRTIAEYARDIWGVEPTWEKLPAPEDTPAAK, from the exons CGCGTCTACTATTTGTCTCTGGAATACTACATGGGTCGCTCACTCCAAAACACCATGATCAATCTTGGCATTCAAAGCGAATGTGAGGAGGCCATGTATCAATTGGGTTTGGACATTGAGAATCTCGAGGATATCGAGGAAGACGCTGGTCTGGGTAACGGTGGCTTGGGACGTTTGGCAGCTTGCTTCTTGGATTCTATGGCCACACTTGGTTTGGCGGCTTATGGTTATGGTATTCGTTATGAATATGGTATTTTCGCACAAAAGATCTCAAACGGTGAACAGCAAGAGGAACCCGATGATTGGTTGCGTTATGGTAACCCATGGGAAAAAGCACGTCCCGAATTCATGAAGCCAGTTCACTTCTATGGACGTGTTATTGATACACCCGAGGGTAAGAAGTGGGTTGACACACAAGTTGTGTACGCTATGCCATATGACAACCCCATTCCCGGTTACGGTAACAATCACGTCAATACTCTGCGTTTGTGGTCGGCTAAGAGCCCCGTCGATTTCAATTTGAAGTTCT TCAACGATGGTGATTATATCCAGGCCGTGTTGGATCGTAACTTGGCTGAAAACATTTCACGTGTACTTTACCCCAACGACAACTTCTTCGAGGGCAAGGAATTGCGTCTTAAGCAAGAATACTTCATGGTCGCGGCCACGCTGCACGACATTGTTCGTCGCTACAAGGCCTCGAAGTTCGGCTCACGGGAAAGCGTACGCCAACACTTCGATCACTTCCCCGATAAAGTTGCCATCCAATTGAATGACACTCATCCTTCGTTGGCTATTCCCGAATTGATGCGTATCCTCATCGATGAGGAGAATTTGGATTGGGAAAAGGCTTGGGATATTACTGTACGTACCTGCGCTTACACCAACCACACCGTCTTGCCCGAAGCCTTGGAACGCTGGCCCGTTTCCATGCTGGAGTCCATTCTGCCAAGACATTTGCAGATCATTTACCACATCAACTTCCTATTCATGGAGAAGGTGGCCAAGCAATATCCTGGTGATTTTGATCGTATGCGTCGCATGTCATTGGTGGAAGAGGATGGCGAGAAACGCATCAACATGGCTCACGTGTCCATTGTGGGCTCACATGCTGTGAACGGTGTAGCCGCTATtcattctgaaattttaaagaaggaTCTCTTCCGTGATTTCTATGAACTGGAACCACATAAGTTCCAGAACAAGACCAACGGTATTACACCACGTCGCTGGTTGTTGCTCTGCAATCCCGGTCTGTCTGACTTGATTGCCGAAAAGATCGGCGATGAGTGGCCAGTGCACTTAGAACAGCTGGTGGCGATCAAGAAATGGGCCAAGGATCCCAACTTCCAACGCAACGTAGCACGTGTGAAACAAGAGAACAAACTGAAGTTGGCACAGATCTTGGAGAAAGATTATGGCATCAAAGTGAACCCTGCCTCTATGTTCGATATTCAGGTTAAACGTATCCACGAATACAAACGTCAGTTGTTGAACTGTTTGCACATCATCACTCTGTACAACCGCATTAAGAAGGATCCCACCGCCAACGTTACCCCACGTACCATTATGATCGGTGGCAAGGCCGCGCCTGGTTACTATGTAGCCAAACAAATCATCAAGCTGATCTGCGCTGTCGGCAATGTTGTCAACAACGATCCAATTGTGGGTGACAAGCTGAAGGTaatctttttggaaaattacCGCGTCACTTTGGCCGAGAAAATCATGCCCGCCGCCGATCTTTCGGAGCAAATCTCCACTGCCGGCACTGAAGCATCCGGCACGGGCAACATGAAGTTCATGTTAAACGGCGCCCTCACCATTGGTACCTTGGACGGCGCCAACGTTGAGATGGCCGAAGAAATGGGCAACGAAAACATCTTCATTTTCGGTATGACAGTGGAGGAGGTTGAGGCGCTTAAGAAACGTGGTTACAACGCCTACGACTACTACAACAAGAACCCTGAGATCAGACAATGCATCGACCAAATACAAGGTGGATTCTTCAGCCCAAGCAATCcaaatgaattcaaaaatattgcagATATTTTGCTGAAGTACGATCACTACTACTTATTGGCCGATTACGAATCTTACATCAAGGCACAAGAGCTGGTGTCAAAGACCTACCAG aaCCAAGCTAAATGGTTGGAGATGTCCATTCACAACATCGCTTCCAGTGGTAAATTCTCTTCCGATCGCACCATTGCCGAATACGCCAGAGATATCTGGGGAGTTGAGCCCACCTGGGAGAAACTGCCCGCACCTGAGGATACACCAgcagcaaaataa